CTGATTGGCTGGCTGGAATCTCAAGCTTTCGACTGCAAGTCCTTCTGGGGACTGTTGCTAGGAGGCATCCCGAGGCTTCGGCGCTCGGTTTCCAAGTTCCCGGAAGTGCCAGGCTGCCTTGAGGCTCGTGAAGGCGGAGCTTAGAGAAGAGCAGATGGGCGGGACATAAAGCAGCTTCCGGTGGCGGCGAGGAGGGTTGGCCTTCCTGTTTCCGGTCATGCCGCCTCAGAGCGGACTGTGGAAATCCGTATAGCCACGTCCGAGCCCCCTCAACTCTTAAACCTCGCTCCTCTCCGCCGAGCCCCTAGTTTAgtcttccccttttttttaaaccagCGTTGCCCCGGAACTCCGCAGCCAGCCACGCCGCCTGGAGCGTGTCCGCGGTCTGCGCACGCGCAGAACGCAGGTGCGGAGGCGGAGGGAGCGCTTCGCCGGAGTGGGCGGGGCGTCGGTGGGCGCCGCAGTGTTTCCGCGCACGCGCCGCACAGCTTCCAGGGCGCGCGCGCGCGGTGGGTCGGTTTCCCGGGCGACGCGCCAGTGGGGCGTGGCTTGAGGACGTAGCCACGCCCTCGGCGTCACTAGGCCACACCCATCGGGGGGTGCTGCGGCTGGGGCGCGGGCGCTCGGCTGTTGGGCGTGGAGGCGCGAGGGGCGGTGCAGGCGGGCGGCACTGCGGGCCCGGGGCTCGGGCGGCTCCgccggcagcagcagcagcggcagcagcggcagcagaagcggcagcaacagcagcagcggCTCCCGAGGCTCCAGCTGCCCGTGCAAAAGCGCGCACAGCGCACAGCCCGCCTGGCCCGGCCCATGCCCATGCCCATGCCCAGCGGCGTTGCACCGTCGGCCGGTGCCCGGGGGGCCGGGCCGGCCGCCCTCCGGGTGGGAGGGTAAGGAGGCTCGGAGGCGGCTGCGGGCACCGCACCCCGCAGGCGTCCCGGGGCTGCCCTCGCCGCCGATCCCCTCCCTCGATCTCGCAGCTCGGCCCGGGCGGAGGTCTATGTCGCGGGCGGCGTGGGCGGCGGCGGCCGCGGAGGGACGATGCGCGAGTACAAAGTGGTGGTGCTGGGCTCGGGCGGGGTCGGCAAATCCGCCCTGACGGTGCAGTTCGTGACCGGCACGTTCATCGAGAAATACGACCCGACGATCGAGGACTTCTACCGCAAGGAGATCGAGGTGGACTCGTCGCCCTCGGTGCTGGAGATCCTGGACACGGCGGGCACCGAGCAGTTCGCCTCCATGCGGGACCTGTACATCAAGAACGGCCAGGGCTTCATCCTCGTCTACAGCCTGGTCAACCAGCAGAGCTTCCAGGACATCAAGCCCATGCGGGACCAGATCATCCGAGTCAAGCGGTGAGGCCCCGCTGCCGAGGCCGGGGGTCAGGCAGGGGGAGCCTTCTGGGCCCGCGCCCCGCGCTCCCGCCTCCGCTCCCGGGCGCCCTCGGTGTGGCTAGAAGTGGGCAGCGAGGGGGGATCTGGGTCGGGGAGGCTGCGGGGGGCCCGATccgtttgttgttgtttgtttcctgttgttgttttgtgtgtgtgtgtgtgtgtgtgtgtgtgtgtgtgtgtgtgtgtgtgtgtgtgtgtgtctctgctgCGTGCTTCGGGGCCCGCCGCTCCATCCCTCCCCATCGGAGGCTTTTGTTTTGCACCGCTCCAGTTTGGCAGCCCGGGCACCCGCAGCCCCGGTCCTTTGTCTCCGGGATATTCTTCTTAGGAGCGCAGATTGCAggatcccccccaccccaccccaccccaggaaACTTAAGTTTGCAACTTGCCcagggagaggggaaaggggagaggggggaaGGCCCGTGCGGGTGGGGAAGTGGGGAGCGCAGTGGGTGCATTTtcagaggaaacaggaaaaattaaggaaaaaaaagctCATGGGATAACGGGGAaaaattgcacacacacacaatcacacacacacacacacacacacacacacaaagtgcaGGAGACTCGAGACTTTTCCTCCTCATTGCCTAAAAGGTTGGTCACGAGGCAGTTGACACCAACCCAACTCTTGGATCCGACGCAACTTTTCAGATCTTTAAAGACACCCGAAGAGTGTTTGgatgggatggaaggaaggaatggatggATGGTAGGTAGCATTGGGAGGCACTGAGCGTGCAACTCAAAAAAGAATGTGCTTTGATTTCTTTTCATCCGGTGGCAAAAAAtcccttccctcactccctcagggaggacaagaaaaaaaaatggcattccTGGaaacgtgttttttttttttttctcccaaagatGTGACCAGTTCTTGCACATCAAAGCTCAGCCGTACTCTTTAACTAAAGCATGCGTTTTGGAAATGGGGCTTCAGTGATTTCCAGTATTTTCTTGGATTAGTTTTTCCCCCTACAATTTCAAGCATTAAGATGATAAT
The sequence above is a segment of the Suncus etruscus isolate mSunEtr1 chromosome 8, mSunEtr1.pri.cur, whole genome shotgun sequence genome. Coding sequences within it:
- the RAP2A gene encoding ras-related protein Rap-2a, translating into MREYKVVVLGSGGVGKSALTVQFVTGTFIEKYDPTIEDFYRKEIEVDSSPSVLEILDTAGTEQFASMRDLYIKNGQGFILVYSLVNQQSFQDIKPMRDQIIRVKRYEKVPVILVGNKVDLESEREVSANEGRALAEEWGCPFMETSAKSKTMVDELFAEIVRQMNYAAQPDKDDPCCSACNIQ